A section of the Mangifera indica cultivar Alphonso chromosome 12, CATAS_Mindica_2.1, whole genome shotgun sequence genome encodes:
- the LOC123193561 gene encoding LOW QUALITY PROTEIN: uncharacterized protein LOC123193561 (The sequence of the model RefSeq protein was modified relative to this genomic sequence to represent the inferred CDS: inserted 3 bases in 3 codons) → MAAVVSYCKPSPFLSRSFPYLAGKSPCRHPFRNQVQKSRINALFWGPKKSVEQQVLDFSVGDFTITGSESEGATEIKGTSKKICLSAISSISDVSADDWDACALDATGPEKFNPFLTHGFLSSLEETGCSVKQTGWTPCHIVAKDESENILGVVPLYLKSHSYGEFVFDHAWADAYYSYGLRYYPKFQCCVPFTPVTGPRILIRNTLFKDQVLDVIISALKDLTVKSQVSSLHITFPSENEWHKFREKGFMQRIGMQYHWKNRNYKNFDEFLMDMKQNKRKNIRQERKKIPAQNLTMKRLRGYEIKARHWDSFYQFYKNTTNNKWGSPYLTRDFFHVMXSKMGDNVLLVVAEEGEELVAGALNLIGGDTLFGRLWXCHPRAYYPSLHFEACYYQAIEAAIELDLNTVEAXAQGEHKIQRGYIPVTTYSCHYLIDESFQKPIQEFLTREATQVRLVMKLLHDSGPFKDGHKGK, encoded by the exons ATGGCAGCAGTAGTAAGCTACTGCAAGCCTTCGCCATTTCTCAGTCGATCCTTTCCTTATTTAGCT GGAAAATCACCATGCAGACATCCATTTAGGAATCAAGTGCAGAAATCTCGAATTAATGCACTATTTTGGGGACCTAAGAAATCTGTGGAGCAACAAGTACTGGACTTTTCGGTGGGAGATTTCACTATAACAGGGTCAGAATCAGAG GGAGCCACAGAAATCAAGGGAACATCTAAAAAGATATGCCTTTCAGCTATTTCTTCAATCTCAGATGTTTCAGCAGATGACTGGGATGCATGTGCTCTGGATGCTACAGGCCCTGAGAAATTCAATCCATTTCTTACCCATGGGTTTCTTTCAAGCTTAGAAGAGACAGGTTGTTCTGTTAAG CAAACAGGATGGACACCATGCCATATCGTAGCTAAGGATGAATCTGAAAATATTCTAGGTGTTGTTCCACTATATCTTAAAAG CCATTCTTATGGTGAATTTGTTTTCGATCATGCTTGGGCAGATGCCTACTACAGTTATGGATTAAGATATTATCCGAAGTTCCAATGTTGTGTACCTTTTACTCCAGTAACTGGTCCAAGGATTTTGATACGTAACACATTATTCAAAGATCAAGTACTAGATGTCATAATATCTGCACTGAAGGATCTCACAGTCAAG TCCCAGGTTTCATCACTACACATCACCTTCCCATCTGAAAATGAGTGGCATAAATTCAGAGAAAAAGGTTTCATGCAGAGGATTGGAATGCAGTACCACTGGAAAAATCGTAATTATAAAAA ttttgatGAGTTCTTAATGGATATGaagcaaaataaaaggaaaaatattcgTCAAGAGCGTAAAAAG ATTCCTGCACAGAACTTGACTATGAAACGACTCCGAGGTTATGAAATAAAG GCTAGGCACTGGGATTCCTTCTATCAGTTCTACAAAAACACCACCAATAACAA GTGGGGCAGTCCTTATCTGACAAGGGATTTCTTCCATGTTA GATCAAAAATGGGAGACAATGTATTGCTAGTTGTTGCTGAAGAAGGGGAAGAACTTGTTGCTGGAGCTCTAAATCTTATAGGAGGAGATACTCTATTTGGTCGTCTAT GTTGCCATCCTCGTGCCTATTATCCAAGTTTGCATTTTGAAGCTTGTTATTACCAG GCAATAGAAGCAGCTATTGAGCTTGATCTAAACACGGTTGAAG GAGCTCAGGGCGAGCATAAGATTCAACGAGGTTATATACCTGTGACAACTTACAGCTGCCATTATCTTATAGATGAAAGTTTCCAAAAACCCATACAGGAGTTTCTAACACGTGAAGCAACTCAG GTTAGGCTTGTTATGAAGCTTTTACATGATTCTGGTCCCTTCAAGGATGGACACAAGGGTAAGTAA